Proteins co-encoded in one Phragmitibacter flavus genomic window:
- a CDS encoding peptidylprolyl isomerase, which yields MALIINGESIDDEIIEEEFRHIKGQYERALQVACCERDPEFRSMAKDNLSSRSLLQQEARRRFAEVADEEVSERLGKLIEQAGGEDAFYANIGLPFKDEALVRDNVANGVRMDKMLQAVYEPEPEFSEEEMREYYAANVKLFLSEEELRVLHVSVNLSGAQNRAEVYDRMREIRQQALAGEDFESLGREHNSNRDQSPDLGWFKRGEFMEEFEAIAFSMKEGEISPVFTTQLGFHLCKVAERKAALPKPFDEVQEVVKVRMLEEYRDARFNEFVEELKKAAVIEDTEPEGEEV from the coding sequence ATGGCGCTCATCATCAACGGGGAATCGATCGACGACGAAATCATTGAGGAGGAATTTCGTCACATCAAGGGGCAGTATGAGCGGGCGCTGCAGGTGGCTTGCTGTGAGCGCGACCCGGAGTTTCGGTCGATGGCGAAGGACAATTTGAGTTCACGTTCGTTGCTACAGCAGGAGGCGCGCCGACGTTTTGCGGAAGTGGCGGATGAGGAAGTGAGTGAACGGTTGGGCAAGTTGATCGAGCAGGCGGGCGGGGAGGATGCGTTTTATGCGAACATCGGGCTGCCTTTCAAGGATGAGGCGCTGGTGCGCGACAATGTAGCGAACGGGGTGCGGATGGACAAGATGCTGCAAGCGGTTTATGAGCCGGAGCCGGAGTTTTCGGAGGAGGAGATGCGCGAATATTACGCGGCCAACGTGAAACTGTTTTTGTCGGAAGAGGAGCTGCGGGTGCTGCATGTTTCGGTGAACCTGAGTGGTGCTCAAAATCGCGCGGAGGTCTATGATCGGATGCGTGAGATTCGTCAGCAAGCGCTGGCGGGTGAGGATTTTGAGTCGTTGGGGAGGGAACACAATTCGAACCGGGATCAGTCGCCGGATCTGGGATGGTTCAAGCGCGGGGAGTTCATGGAGGAGTTTGAGGCGATCGCGTTCTCGATGAAGGAAGGGGAGATCAGTCCGGTGTTTACCACGCAGTTAGGCTTTCACCTTTGCAAGGTGGCGGAGCGGAAGGCGGCGTTGCCGAAGCCGTTTGATGAAGTGCAGGAAGTGGTGAAGGTGCGGATGCTGGAGGAGTATCGGGATGCGCGGTTCAATGAGTTTGTGGAGGAGTTGAAGAAGGCGGCGGTGATTGAGGATACGGAGCCGGAGGGGGAGGAGGTTTAA
- a CDS encoding sialidase family protein, translated as MIIRSISISAVFAIGCSLASLQASPPKKDRGHGHGEAPALRGTHAIDVATQGQNLHLLTAEFDAHSPNPKLLYLGSTDQGETWSPPVHINPTQSHPQGAHRGMDPQIAASNTALIAVWMTPGTGLFGSGPMTTAISTDKGKTWQPGPNPSDNHNTDGEGFIDITADSNGHFHLVWLDNRKDQRGLRYSKSTDNGKTWSPNQTLDPETCECCWNTIIAGPDNTLAVMYRDKNPRDMALIISRDSGKTWEPSQPLGKFDWNFEGCPHVGGSLAISGNHWHATVWTGAAPNPGTYHLQSTDAGKTWSTTQKIADVTSTHPTIAITETGLLQLSTTYQTEQGPSIQTFTSDDQGKTWSRPQILSTPGTNASHPLTIPLGKTLNHFWTETPPHQPTIWRTAIKTK; from the coding sequence ATGATCATCCGTTCCATTTCGATCTCCGCAGTCTTTGCCATCGGCTGCAGCTTGGCTTCCCTTCAAGCAAGCCCGCCCAAAAAGGATCGTGGTCATGGTCATGGCGAAGCCCCCGCCCTCCGCGGCACCCACGCCATCGACGTCGCCACTCAAGGCCAAAACCTCCACCTCCTCACCGCCGAATTCGACGCCCATTCCCCCAATCCAAAACTCCTTTATCTAGGCTCCACCGACCAGGGCGAAACCTGGTCCCCTCCCGTCCACATCAATCCCACCCAGTCGCATCCGCAAGGTGCCCATCGCGGCATGGACCCCCAAATCGCCGCCTCCAACACCGCTCTCATCGCCGTGTGGATGACCCCCGGCACCGGACTCTTCGGCAGCGGCCCCATGACCACCGCCATCTCCACCGACAAAGGCAAAACCTGGCAACCCGGACCCAATCCCTCCGACAATCACAACACCGACGGCGAAGGTTTTATTGATATCACCGCCGACAGCAACGGCCACTTCCACCTCGTCTGGCTCGACAATCGCAAAGACCAACGCGGCCTACGCTACAGCAAATCCACCGACAATGGCAAAACTTGGTCCCCCAACCAAACCCTTGATCCCGAAACCTGCGAGTGCTGCTGGAACACCATCATCGCCGGACCCGACAACACCCTCGCCGTCATGTATCGCGACAAGAACCCACGCGACATGGCCCTCATCATCTCCCGCGACAGTGGCAAAACCTGGGAACCCTCCCAACCCCTCGGAAAGTTCGACTGGAACTTTGAAGGCTGCCCCCACGTCGGCGGCTCCCTCGCCATCAGCGGCAACCACTGGCACGCCACCGTCTGGACCGGTGCCGCCCCCAACCCCGGCACCTACCACCTCCAATCCACCGACGCCGGCAAAACTTGGTCCACCACTCAAAAAATCGCCGACGTCACCTCCACCCACCCCACCATCGCCATCACTGAGACCGGCCTTCTCCAACTCTCCACCACTTATCAAACCGAACAAGGCCCCTCCATCCAAACCTTCACCTCCGACGACCAGGGCAAAACCTGGAGCCGCCCTCAAATTCTCAGCACCCCAGGCACAAACGCCTCCCATCCCCTGACCATCCCCCTCGGCAAAACCCTCAATCATTTCTGGACCGAAACCCCGCCCCACCAGCCCACCATCTGGCGCACGGCCATCAAAACAAAGTAG
- a CDS encoding slipin family protein, protein MQISFQTIHRGIRYIVQDHQSALLFRHGRFQQPLAPGEHRFFRSGYTLTVFDQREQRLILQGQELLSADQVTLKVSSVVAYRVIDPLTTHRSADNAYAAFYSEAQFALREIVSENTAEAFLAAKADHATQLQKNLADRTQRFGIQILQAEIRDIMLPASLKKSFMSALQQRQESQAALEKARSETATLRTLANAARLIRDNPELLQLRYLETLQALSSNSLANIHLTPNIGMLSGFDKVKT, encoded by the coding sequence ATGCAAATCTCCTTCCAGACCATTCATCGCGGCATTCGCTACATCGTTCAGGACCATCAAAGCGCCCTGCTCTTTCGTCATGGCCGTTTTCAACAACCACTCGCCCCCGGCGAACATCGCTTCTTCCGCAGCGGCTACACGCTCACTGTTTTCGATCAACGCGAACAACGCCTTATCCTTCAAGGTCAGGAACTTCTCAGCGCCGATCAGGTTACGCTCAAAGTCAGCTCTGTGGTGGCCTATCGCGTCATCGATCCTCTCACCACCCATCGCTCCGCCGACAATGCCTACGCCGCTTTCTACTCTGAAGCCCAGTTCGCCCTTCGCGAGATCGTGTCCGAAAACACCGCCGAGGCCTTCCTTGCCGCGAAAGCCGATCACGCCACCCAGCTTCAGAAAAATCTCGCCGACCGCACCCAGCGTTTCGGCATCCAGATCCTTCAAGCCGAAATCCGCGACATCATGCTTCCTGCCAGCCTCAAAAAAAGCTTCATGTCCGCCCTTCAGCAACGCCAGGAAAGCCAGGCCGCCCTTGAAAAAGCCCGCAGCGAAACCGCCACCCTCCGCACCCTCGCCAACGCCGCCCGCCTCATCCGCGACAACCCTGAACTCCTCCAGCTCCGCTATCTCGAAACCCTGCAAGCCCTCTCCTCCAACAGCCTCGCCAACATCCACCTCACCCCAAACATCGGCATGCTCTCCGGCTTCGACAAAGTGAAAACCTGA
- a CDS encoding D-alanyl-D-alanine carboxypeptidase family protein has protein sequence MKRIVLKFFPLALLTLLTTQCAQTKPQRSSPYGNTSYLQQPGGLFQPASPYAPQPPAQSPAAPPFTPNPYRPFTGPSNYATDAPPIRAASYILVDANNGKVLAARNADAIRGPASTQKILTALIVAEAGNLDKPVRVAASDCAVEPSKMGVRAGESYTRRQMLIAFLVRSCNDLSNTLARDNAGSTYAFAQKMTARARALGATSSSFANAHGLTASGQYSTARDMARVAAVAYRNPIIRDAIRRRSYTFRFNSGRVVTLKNTNDLLTRMPECNGMKTGYTNAAGRCLISTASRGGRDVILVQLGTKTSFIWDDGASLMRWGLNQ, from the coding sequence ATGAAACGCATCGTGCTGAAATTTTTCCCGCTTGCCCTGCTCACCCTGCTCACCACCCAGTGCGCCCAGACCAAACCCCAGCGATCCTCTCCCTACGGCAACACCTCCTATCTTCAACAGCCCGGCGGCCTTTTCCAACCCGCCTCCCCCTACGCCCCTCAGCCCCCTGCCCAATCCCCCGCCGCCCCGCCTTTCACCCCCAATCCCTACCGACCCTTCACCGGCCCGTCCAACTACGCCACGGATGCCCCGCCCATTCGCGCGGCGTCCTACATCCTCGTTGATGCCAACAACGGAAAAGTCCTCGCCGCCCGCAATGCCGACGCCATCCGCGGCCCCGCCAGCACCCAAAAAATCCTCACCGCCCTGATCGTCGCCGAAGCCGGCAACCTCGACAAACCCGTCCGCGTCGCCGCCAGCGACTGCGCCGTCGAACCCTCCAAAATGGGCGTTCGAGCAGGTGAAAGTTACACCCGTCGCCAGATGCTCATCGCTTTTCTGGTCCGCAGCTGCAACGACCTCTCCAACACCCTCGCCCGCGACAACGCCGGAAGCACCTATGCCTTCGCCCAGAAAATGACCGCCCGCGCCCGCGCCCTCGGTGCCACCAGTTCCTCCTTTGCCAACGCCCATGGACTAACCGCCTCCGGACAATACTCCACCGCCCGCGACATGGCCCGCGTCGCCGCCGTTGCTTATCGAAATCCCATCATTCGTGACGCCATCCGCCGCCGCAGCTACACCTTCCGATTCAACAGTGGTCGCGTCGTCACCCTCAAGAACACCAACGACCTCCTCACCCGCATGCCCGAGTGCAACGGCATGAAAACCGGCTATACCAATGCCGCCGGTCGTTGCCTCATTTCCACCGCCAGCCGTGGTGGACGCGATGTCATCCTCGTCCAGCTCGGCACCAAGACCTCCTTCATTTGGGATGATGGTGCTTCTCTCATGCGCTGGGGTCTTAATCAGTAA
- a CDS encoding YggS family pyridoxal phosphate-dependent enzyme, protein MYIHENLKEVQLKIAEAAMKSHRLGEEVELLVVSKTFDADRVREVVEAGQRLFGENRVQEMLAKVPLLPDSLRWHLIGHLQSNKVRKVLPVVEALHGIDSVAIARDVQRIAGELGLFPKVYLEVNVAGEASKFGFTPEGVEAELEELLELDRIELVGLMCVPPVGREAEDSRRYFVKLRELRDRLELRGGVKLPGLSMGMSGDYAVAVEEGATVVRVGSAIFGRRG, encoded by the coding sequence ATGTATATCCACGAAAATTTAAAAGAAGTCCAGCTTAAAATTGCTGAAGCTGCAATGAAATCTCATCGCCTTGGGGAGGAGGTCGAGCTTTTGGTGGTGAGCAAGACTTTTGATGCGGATCGGGTGCGAGAAGTGGTGGAGGCGGGGCAGCGCTTGTTTGGGGAGAATCGGGTGCAGGAGATGCTGGCAAAGGTGCCGTTGTTGCCGGATTCGCTGAGGTGGCATTTGATCGGTCATTTGCAGTCCAACAAGGTGCGCAAGGTGCTGCCGGTGGTGGAGGCGTTGCACGGGATTGACAGCGTGGCGATTGCACGGGATGTGCAGCGGATCGCGGGGGAGTTGGGCTTGTTTCCGAAGGTGTATTTGGAGGTGAATGTGGCGGGGGAGGCGAGCAAGTTCGGGTTCACGCCGGAAGGGGTGGAGGCGGAGCTGGAGGAGTTGCTTGAGCTGGACCGGATTGAGCTGGTGGGGCTGATGTGTGTGCCGCCGGTGGGAAGGGAGGCGGAGGACAGCCGACGTTATTTTGTGAAGCTGCGCGAGTTGCGCGACCGGCTGGAGCTGAGGGGCGGGGTGAAGCTGCCGGGGTTGAGCATGGGGATGAGTGGGGATTATGCGGTTGCCGTGGAGGAAGGGGCGACGGTGGTAAGGGTTGGCAGTGCGATTTTTGGGAGGAGGGGGTAG
- a CDS encoding RtcB family protein, translating to MNTLQLQLHPTAEAEAFLPAVDNKGKPITVIGNDAIRQTFDQQTLQQALNSRSAPGVTDVVLNPDAHVGYGAPIGCVMASPTHIYPGPVGVDIKCSMSLLQLDIPNDDLIDKRVRRALIEAIVERTPTGAGRGQREAKKSRAVSADLGVQVCTQGATADVCNALGIPPEWAQRCEDAFHFGHDGNVSTLVDRLENIRRFNGMPNFESKMRQLGSYGGGNHFGECEAVQLHDDPTMRQAADTFGLKDGHIAFLSHCGSRGFGNILAQRQFKILEEHFSKWSTPFPANDKHLVYAPLGTPQANDYLDDMAMGANFATVNHLLINALVLEAFQEVLPGVKGQLVYFISHNIARQEVVNNQLSWVHRKGATRAFPAGHHALANTIYANTGHPILLPGNPRDGSVVMVAQPGAEKTCYSVNHGAGRALGRKAAIRALDQKTVDDDFTTYDILTNCRQYPKDEAPAAYKDFKEVLNSVESAGLAKTVATLKARFVIKDSSEADD from the coding sequence ATGAACACGCTCCAACTCCAACTTCACCCCACCGCCGAAGCCGAAGCCTTTCTTCCTGCCGTCGACAACAAAGGCAAACCGATCACCGTGATCGGTAACGACGCCATCCGCCAGACCTTCGACCAGCAAACCCTCCAGCAGGCGCTCAACTCCCGCTCCGCCCCCGGCGTGACCGACGTCGTCCTCAACCCCGACGCCCATGTCGGTTACGGAGCTCCGATTGGCTGCGTGATGGCCTCGCCAACCCACATCTATCCCGGCCCGGTTGGAGTCGACATCAAATGCTCCATGAGCCTCCTCCAGCTCGACATCCCCAACGATGATCTCATCGACAAACGCGTCCGCCGCGCCCTCATCGAAGCCATCGTCGAACGCACCCCAACCGGTGCCGGTCGCGGTCAGCGCGAAGCCAAAAAATCGCGCGCCGTCTCCGCTGACCTCGGTGTCCAGGTTTGCACCCAAGGCGCAACCGCCGACGTCTGCAACGCCCTCGGCATTCCGCCCGAATGGGCTCAACGCTGCGAAGACGCCTTCCACTTCGGTCACGATGGCAACGTCTCCACCCTCGTAGATCGCCTCGAAAACATCCGTCGCTTCAACGGCATGCCCAACTTCGAATCCAAAATGCGCCAGCTCGGCTCCTACGGCGGAGGCAACCACTTCGGCGAGTGCGAAGCCGTGCAATTGCACGACGACCCCACCATGCGCCAGGCCGCCGATACCTTCGGCCTCAAAGACGGACACATCGCTTTCCTCAGTCACTGCGGATCGCGCGGATTCGGCAACATCCTCGCGCAACGCCAGTTCAAAATCCTCGAAGAACATTTCTCCAAATGGTCCACCCCCTTCCCTGCCAACGACAAACACCTCGTCTATGCCCCTCTTGGAACTCCTCAAGCCAACGACTACCTTGATGACATGGCCATGGGTGCCAACTTCGCCACCGTGAACCACCTCCTCATCAATGCCCTCGTCCTCGAAGCCTTCCAGGAAGTCCTGCCAGGCGTGAAAGGTCAACTGGTGTATTTCATCAGCCATAACATCGCCCGTCAGGAAGTGGTAAACAACCAGCTTTCCTGGGTCCATCGCAAAGGCGCCACCCGCGCCTTCCCCGCCGGACACCATGCCCTGGCCAACACCATCTATGCCAACACCGGTCACCCGATCCTCCTCCCTGGAAACCCACGCGATGGATCGGTCGTCATGGTCGCCCAACCCGGTGCCGAAAAAACCTGTTACAGCGTCAACCACGGAGCCGGACGTGCCCTCGGCCGCAAAGCTGCCATCCGCGCCCTCGATCAAAAAACCGTCGACGACGACTTCACCACTTACGACATCCTCACCAACTGCCGCCAGTATCCCAAAGACGAAGCCCCCGCCGCCTACAAAGACTTCAAAGAAGTCCTCAACAGCGTGGAATCCGCCGGCCTCGCCAAAACGGTCGCCACCTTAAAAGCCCGCTTCGTCATCAAAGACTCCAGCGAAGCCGACGATTAA
- the rtcR gene encoding RNA repair transcriptional activator RtcR, with protein sequence MSHSRKTVVFGVVGSVLDRHAGPERWSKWRPTVGLCQHEDLLVGRLELFCDGRSREVAEMVKADVEQVSPETEVRLIDMPFRDAWDFQEVYEKLFDWAKGYAFDVDHEDYLVHLTTGTHVTQICWFLLNEARFVPGRLLQTSPPPMKMGRGSSTAGRYEVIDLDLSRYERLATRFAREQEEAVDFLKSGIQTKNAGFNALMEQIERVGLRSSQPMLLTGPTGAGKSMLAGRIFELRKQRAGLVGRFVEVNCATLRGDQAMSALFGHRRGAFTGAQSDRAGLLKEADKGLLFLDEIGELGLDEQAMLLRALEDKTFLPLGSDRMVGSDFQFIAGTNKDLRAEVAGGRFREDLLARINVWTFALPGLAERREDIEGNVGFELERFARVERRQVRFNKEALEMFLRFAHGPQALWTSNFRDLNAAVMRMATLAPRGRITTDCVEAEMGRLREGWRRPGSEGSSFLVERALGSEGAEKVDEFDRVQLEHVLRVCGESVSLSVAGRKLFAVSRETKAKANDADRLKKYLARFGLDWGKVKSEWIEA encoded by the coding sequence ATGAGTCATTCGCGGAAAACTGTCGTATTTGGAGTTGTGGGATCGGTTCTGGACCGGCACGCGGGACCTGAGAGGTGGTCGAAGTGGAGGCCGACGGTGGGGTTATGTCAGCATGAGGATTTATTGGTTGGCCGATTGGAGCTGTTTTGTGATGGTCGTTCGCGAGAGGTGGCCGAGATGGTAAAGGCGGATGTGGAGCAGGTGTCGCCGGAGACGGAGGTGCGGCTGATTGACATGCCGTTCAGGGATGCCTGGGATTTTCAGGAAGTTTATGAGAAGCTTTTTGATTGGGCGAAGGGCTATGCGTTTGATGTCGACCATGAGGATTATCTGGTTCACCTGACGACGGGGACGCATGTGACGCAGATCTGTTGGTTCTTGCTGAACGAGGCGAGGTTTGTGCCGGGTCGATTGCTACAGACTTCGCCTCCGCCTATGAAGATGGGGAGGGGGAGTTCGACAGCAGGGAGGTATGAGGTGATCGACCTCGATTTGTCACGCTATGAGCGGTTGGCGACGCGTTTTGCTAGGGAGCAGGAGGAGGCGGTGGATTTTTTGAAGAGCGGGATTCAGACGAAGAACGCGGGGTTCAATGCGCTGATGGAGCAGATTGAGCGGGTGGGTTTACGCTCGTCGCAGCCGATGTTATTGACGGGTCCGACAGGAGCAGGGAAGTCGATGCTCGCTGGGAGGATTTTTGAGTTGAGGAAGCAGAGGGCGGGCCTGGTTGGCAGATTTGTGGAGGTGAACTGTGCGACGTTGCGGGGCGATCAGGCGATGTCGGCGTTGTTTGGGCATCGGCGCGGGGCGTTTACAGGGGCGCAATCGGATCGGGCAGGACTGTTAAAGGAAGCGGACAAGGGGCTTTTGTTTTTAGATGAGATCGGGGAGTTGGGTTTGGATGAGCAGGCGATGTTGTTGCGGGCGCTGGAGGACAAAACCTTTTTGCCGCTGGGGTCGGACCGGATGGTGGGGAGTGATTTTCAGTTCATTGCGGGAACGAACAAGGATTTGAGGGCGGAGGTGGCGGGCGGGAGGTTCCGGGAGGATTTGCTGGCGAGGATCAATGTGTGGACGTTTGCACTGCCGGGGCTTGCGGAGCGCCGGGAGGACATTGAGGGGAATGTGGGTTTTGAGTTGGAAAGATTTGCGCGGGTGGAACGGCGGCAGGTGCGGTTCAACAAGGAGGCGTTGGAGATGTTTTTGCGGTTTGCGCATGGGCCGCAGGCGCTTTGGACGTCGAATTTTCGGGATTTGAATGCGGCGGTGATGCGCATGGCGACGCTGGCTCCGAGGGGTAGGATCACGACCGATTGTGTGGAAGCGGAAATGGGGAGGTTGCGTGAAGGATGGCGTCGACCCGGAAGTGAGGGGAGTTCTTTTTTGGTGGAACGAGCGTTAGGGAGCGAAGGAGCGGAGAAGGTGGATGAGTTTGATCGGGTGCAGTTGGAGCATGTGCTGCGGGTGTGTGGGGAGTCGGTGTCGCTGAGTGTGGCGGGAAGAAAGTTGTTTGCGGTCTCGCGGGAAACGAAGGCAAAAGCGAATGATGCGGATCGGCTGAAGAAATATTTGGCGAGGTTTGGACTGGATTGGGGAAAAGTGAAGAGTGAATGGATTGAGGCGTAA
- a CDS encoding LysR family transcriptional regulator produces MQLLTLKIFCDLVETKSFSQSALRNKITQSAVSQQIRSLEDKFGVVFFERGRRKFSITPEGQLFDRAARSILDSYEQIGPRLHQLKNVVSGPLRISTAYSIGLHGLPDILRSFRETHSNVDVQVQYRRSHTVYEDVQQGRADLGLVSFPSRSKGVIADVFDEDEMVLICSPNHPLALKKKVFISDLQDQNFVSYEADTPTGKSISRVFRQHNISLANQHEFDNLETVKRAVEVDNVISIIPLRTAEMEIAEGKLVAIHLEDYAFKRPLAVLRKQGQVTTSAMREFMNTLLNKEVLSFE; encoded by the coding sequence ATGCAGCTGCTTACATTAAAAATATTCTGTGACTTGGTCGAAACAAAGAGCTTCAGCCAGTCAGCCCTGAGGAACAAAATCACCCAGAGTGCCGTCAGCCAGCAAATCCGATCGCTCGAAGATAAGTTCGGCGTGGTGTTTTTCGAACGTGGACGAAGAAAATTCTCCATCACCCCCGAAGGACAGCTCTTTGATCGTGCCGCCCGCTCCATTCTTGATTCCTACGAACAAATTGGACCCCGCCTTCATCAATTGAAAAACGTCGTTTCCGGCCCACTGCGCATCAGCACCGCCTACAGCATCGGCCTTCACGGACTTCCAGACATCCTGCGTTCGTTCCGCGAAACTCATAGCAACGTCGACGTTCAAGTTCAATACCGTCGCTCCCATACCGTTTATGAAGACGTGCAGCAAGGTCGCGCCGATCTCGGTCTTGTCTCCTTCCCTTCCCGCAGCAAAGGCGTCATCGCCGATGTTTTTGACGAAGACGAAATGGTGCTGATCTGTTCGCCCAACCACCCGCTCGCCCTCAAAAAGAAGGTTTTTATCTCCGACTTGCAGGATCAAAATTTCGTCTCCTACGAGGCTGACACCCCCACCGGGAAATCCATCAGCCGTGTCTTCAGGCAGCACAACATCAGCCTCGCCAACCAGCACGAGTTCGATAACCTCGAAACCGTCAAACGCGCCGTTGAAGTCGACAACGTCATCTCCATCATTCCCCTCCGCACTGCGGAAATGGAGATCGCTGAAGGCAAGCTTGTCGCCATCCACCTCGAAGACTATGCGTTCAAGCGCCCCCTCGCGGTGCTGCGCAAGCAGGGTCAAGTCACCACCTCGGCCATGCGCGAGTTCATGAACACCCTTCTGAACAAAGAAGTCCTGTCGTTCGAGTAA
- a CDS encoding TonB-dependent receptor family protein, whose amino-acid sequence MKPFIITLLLASLASSQISAQPAPETLPTVTVTADSPSLTVPTVEAVREDQKLTTGAVGVVDAETYKTGRSTNLKDALDFAPGVFVQPRFGADEARISIRGSGIQRTFHGRGLKLLQDGVPLNLADGGFDMQAVDPLTAQYIEVYRGANALRYGGTTLGGAINFVAPTGYTAAPFQARFEYGSFDTFRGQLAAAGVEGAFDYYASFTHGSSDGFRDHSEQSTQRFFSNFGFKFNEDVESRFYLTYVHTDSELPGELTKAQLYANPRQAARNAFVKIFDRVDSNWKRDFELFRIANKTTINLGDEALLTFSTFYSYKELDHPILFIIDQKSHDLGLDINYVNNADFLDRENRFTIGLSPTYGYTEDQRFNNVLGERGFRFSNNEQESFNLDLYLENVHYLTDRVALSLGSQVSYARRENKDLVAPSLTNPDNSDTQDWWGFSPKLGVLFDVTEQAQIYTNVSRSFEPPSFGELSASATGGAGLVELEAQTATSVEFGTRGQTKNGRVSWDIAYYYAWLQDELLELTVAPGLTQTINAGDTIHQGVEFGLDVTLFEGLFNHGSVAPAPVASSKNAKAVTAVQEPVEKDKIVLRQNYLWSRFSYDGDQEFGDNRLPGIPEHYYRVELLYTHPCGFYAGPNLEWTFDDYFVDSANTLKSDAYALLGFKIGYRTKKGVSFFVEGRNLTDETYAATTSVVSRANPGSAVFLPGDGRSWFVGLEYKF is encoded by the coding sequence ATGAAACCATTCATCATTACCCTGCTCCTCGCCAGCCTGGCCAGCAGTCAAATCAGCGCCCAACCGGCCCCCGAAACCCTCCCCACCGTCACCGTCACCGCCGACTCCCCCTCCCTCACCGTCCCCACGGTTGAGGCCGTCCGCGAAGACCAAAAACTCACCACCGGTGCCGTCGGCGTCGTCGATGCCGAAACCTACAAAACCGGACGCTCCACCAACCTGAAAGACGCTCTCGACTTCGCCCCCGGCGTCTTCGTCCAACCCCGCTTCGGTGCCGACGAAGCCCGCATCTCCATCCGCGGCTCCGGCATCCAGCGCACCTTCCACGGTCGCGGCCTGAAACTCCTCCAGGACGGCGTCCCGCTCAACCTCGCCGACGGCGGATTCGACATGCAAGCCGTCGATCCCCTCACCGCCCAATACATCGAAGTCTACCGCGGAGCCAATGCCCTGCGTTACGGCGGCACCACCCTCGGCGGCGCCATCAATTTCGTCGCTCCCACCGGATACACCGCCGCGCCGTTCCAGGCCCGATTCGAATACGGCAGCTTCGACACCTTCCGTGGCCAGCTCGCCGCCGCCGGGGTTGAAGGAGCCTTCGACTACTACGCCTCCTTCACCCACGGTTCTAGCGACGGCTTCCGCGACCACTCCGAGCAAAGCACCCAGCGCTTCTTCAGCAACTTCGGTTTCAAGTTCAACGAAGACGTCGAAAGCCGCTTCTACCTCACCTATGTCCACACCGACTCCGAACTGCCCGGCGAACTCACCAAAGCCCAGCTTTATGCCAATCCCCGCCAGGCCGCCCGCAACGCGTTCGTAAAAATCTTCGACCGCGTCGACAGCAACTGGAAACGCGACTTCGAACTCTTCCGCATCGCCAACAAAACCACCATCAACCTCGGCGACGAAGCCCTGCTCACCTTCTCCACCTTCTACTCCTACAAAGAACTCGACCACCCCATCCTGTTCATCATCGACCAAAAATCTCACGACCTCGGCCTCGACATCAACTACGTCAATAACGCCGACTTCCTCGACCGCGAGAACCGCTTCACCATCGGCCTCAGCCCCACCTACGGCTACACCGAAGACCAGCGTTTCAACAACGTCCTCGGCGAACGAGGTTTCCGCTTCTCCAACAACGAGCAGGAATCCTTCAACCTCGATCTCTACCTCGAAAATGTTCATTACCTCACCGACCGCGTCGCTCTCTCCCTTGGTTCCCAGGTCAGCTACGCCCGTCGCGAAAACAAGGATCTCGTCGCCCCCAGCCTCACCAATCCCGACAACTCCGACACCCAGGATTGGTGGGGATTCAGCCCCAAACTCGGCGTCTTGTTTGACGTCACCGAACAAGCCCAAATCTACACCAACGTCAGCCGCAGCTTCGAACCCCCCAGCTTCGGTGAACTGAGCGCCTCCGCCACAGGAGGAGCCGGCCTCGTCGAACTCGAAGCCCAAACCGCCACCTCCGTCGAATTCGGCACCCGTGGCCAGACCAAAAACGGCCGTGTCTCTTGGGACATCGCCTATTACTACGCCTGGCTTCAGGACGAACTCCTCGAACTCACCGTCGCCCCCGGCCTCACCCAAACCATCAACGCCGGCGACACCATCCATCAGGGCGTCGAATTCGGCCTGGATGTCACGCTCTTCGAAGGCCTCTTCAACCACGGCAGCGTCGCCCCAGCCCCAGTGGCCAGCAGCAAAAACGCCAAAGCCGTCACCGCCGTTCAAGAGCCCGTCGAAAAAGACAAAATCGTCCTCCGTCAAAACTACCTGTGGAGCCGATTCAGTTATGACGGCGATCAAGAATTCGGCGACAACCGCCTCCCCGGCATTCCCGAACACTACTACCGCGTCGAACTTCTCTACACCCATCCCTGCGGATTCTACGCCGGCCCCAACCTCGAGTGGACCTTCGATGACTACTTCGTCGACTCCGCCAACACCCTCAAATCCGATGCCTACGCCCTCCTCGGTTTCAAAATTGGCTACCGCACCAAAAAAGGTGTGTCCTTCTTTGTTGAAGGCCGCAACCTGACCGACGAAACCTACGCCGCCACCACCAGCGTCGTCAGCCGCGCCAATCCCGGCAGTGCCGTCTTCCTCCCCGGCGACGGTCGTTCCTGGTTCGTCGGCCTCGAATACAAATTCTAA